Proteins encoded within one genomic window of Hydrotalea sp.:
- a CDS encoding VTT domain-containing protein, translating into MLHKLYNRVLGWSAHKKAVPLLWGTSVIDSIFFPIPPLVMLLPMMLARPKKSFSFAFATTVGSIIGGLMAYTLGYFFADALQPIVTHWLGGAGKFDCIKGIYNQYGFVAVMIWGFLPVPYKVITWASGFFQLPLWIFILASVLGRSVRYFGIGAVFYYFGAPAKKYIDKHFNTVAIIGAVLMIVVAVLYFMHRQSSFMPATCG; encoded by the coding sequence ATGTTGCATAAATTATACAATCGCGTCCTGGGGTGGAGCGCGCATAAAAAAGCCGTGCCATTGTTATGGGGCACGTCGGTCATTGATTCAATTTTCTTCCCGATTCCGCCATTGGTGATGTTGTTGCCGATGATGTTGGCGCGACCAAAAAAATCTTTCTCCTTTGCCTTTGCCACCACCGTCGGGTCGATTATCGGCGGGCTTATGGCCTACACCCTGGGGTATTTTTTTGCCGACGCCCTGCAACCGATTGTTACCCACTGGCTGGGCGGCGCGGGGAAATTTGATTGCATCAAGGGTATTTATAACCAATATGGTTTTGTCGCCGTGATGATATGGGGGTTTTTGCCGGTGCCCTATAAAGTTATCACCTGGGCCTCGGGGTTTTTTCAATTGCCCTTATGGATATTTATTCTTGCCTCGGTGCTCGGACGTTCGGTGCGTTATTTCGGCATCGGCGCGGTGTTTTATTATTTTGGTGCGCCGGCCAAAAAATATATCGACAAGCATTTCAACACCGTTGCCATTATCGGCGCGGTGTTGATGATTGTGGTGGCGGTGCTGTATTTTATGCATCGCCAGTCATCCTTCATGCCGGCAACCTGCGGTTAG
- a CDS encoding disulfide bond formation protein B, with amino-acid sequence MTKTPPLFLTYIVFGLGILTSVWVLQYGFGFLPCPLCYYQRYPWWLMLFLGLFSCLLNIVYRQRDSHRFFILTLGVFVMLFSMMLAAYHAGVEWQFWPGPKSCSSVNMLDPMAKSVDDFFNAANVVSCNKPAVVFLGLSLSGWNFVASTLVAIYLLTLLFAKKR; translated from the coding sequence ATGACCAAAACGCCGCCATTATTTCTAACCTACATTGTTTTTGGTTTGGGGATTCTAACTTCCGTTTGGGTGTTGCAATATGGTTTTGGCTTTTTGCCCTGCCCGCTTTGTTATTATCAACGTTACCCGTGGTGGCTGATGTTATTTTTGGGGCTGTTCTCTTGCCTGTTGAATATTGTTTACCGCCAACGCGACAGCCACCGCTTCTTCATCCTGACCTTGGGGGTTTTTGTCATGTTGTTTTCAATGATGCTGGCCGCCTATCACGCCGGTGTTGAATGGCAATTTTGGCCCGGACCGAAAAGCTGTTCGTCGGTCAACATGCTCGACCCGATGGCCAAATCGGTCGACGATTTTTTCAACGCCGCCAACGTGGTCAGTTGTAATAAGCCGGCGGTGGTTTTCCTCGGCCTGTCATTATCTGGTTGGAATTTTGTCGCCAGCACGTTGGTTGCTATCTATCTTTTGACGTTGTTATTTGCTAAAAAGCGATAA
- a CDS encoding demethoxyubiquinone hydroxylase family protein, with the protein MAYDQQPFYLPGDRKNKHDLSPLYRVDQAGELGAVQIYSGQMRGVKNPNANTRALLAEMKEHEEEHFGEFNRLISTHQTRPSFFYPIWKRLGFAVGFLTARSGIPSAMSLTVAVEDEINEHYLEQLATLDPASPLWQKIEKFRQDELLHRDTALEQGAKEMKFYQTFYPLVRRVSRLAINIAKKI; encoded by the coding sequence ATGGCATACGACCAACAACCTTTTTATTTACCGGGGGATCGCAAAAACAAACACGACCTGTCGCCGCTGTACCGCGTTGACCAAGCCGGCGAATTGGGGGCGGTGCAAATTTACAGCGGGCAAATGCGCGGCGTAAAAAACCCGAATGCCAACACCCGCGCCCTGTTGGCGGAGATGAAAGAGCATGAAGAAGAACATTTCGGCGAATTCAATCGGCTTATCAGCACCCACCAAACACGGCCAAGTTTTTTCTATCCCATTTGGAAGCGATTGGGTTTTGCGGTCGGTTTTTTAACCGCGCGGTCGGGCATCCCCTCGGCCATGAGCCTGACCGTCGCGGTCGAGGATGAAATCAACGAACATTATTTGGAACAGTTGGCGACGCTGGACCCGGCATCCCCCCTGTGGCAAAAAATTGAAAAATTCCGCCAAGACGAATTATTGCACCGCGATACCGCGTTGGAGCAAGGGGCCAAAGAAATGAAATTTTACCAAACATTTTATCCACTGGTGCGGCGTGTGTCGCGCTTGGCCATTAATATTGCAAAAAAAATATAA
- the guaA gene encoding glutamine-hydrolyzing GMP synthase codes for MEKILIADFGSQVTQLIARRLRAHQFLAEIIPFHKLAEVFYAGGDGNIRGVILSGGPASVLSPDAPAVEKKLLNDIIEAHIPILGICYGQQLLAHLLGGKVSPGTTREFGLANIRVVADSPLFKNYNATKVWMSHGDHVATLPKDFVAMAVSDGAPFAIMGNEAQKIYGMQFHPEVSHTDQGDIMLKNFAADICAMQPNWQMADMIPEMTAAIRKKVGNRKIIAGLSGGVDSSVAAILTAAALQENTKPGNPPQMTCILVDHGLLRANEGDEVQKALAPYPHLDVRLINAEDKFLSALRDVIDPEQKRKIIGKLFIEVFEAEAKKIVGDSTEEKFLLQGTLYPDVIESVSVSGAPSATIKSHHNVGGLPEKMNFSLLEPLRMLFKDEVRLLGRALGLPDGLINRHPFPGPGLAIRVMGEVTREHCDILRLADSIYIDQIKKFGLYDKIWQAFAVLLPIQTVGVMGDGRTYEKVLALRAVTSQDGMTADSFYFPEDFIKTTTTRLVNEVKGISRVVLDITSKPPATIEWE; via the coding sequence ATGGAAAAAATCCTGATAGCTGATTTTGGGTCGCAGGTTACCCAATTAATCGCGCGGCGTTTGCGTGCCCACCAATTTCTGGCGGAGATTATCCCATTTCACAAATTGGCCGAGGTTTTTTACGCGGGTGGTGACGGCAATATCCGTGGCGTGATTCTATCGGGCGGGCCGGCGTCGGTTTTGTCGCCCGATGCGCCGGCGGTCGAAAAAAAATTGCTCAACGATATAATTGAGGCGCATATTCCCATCTTGGGTATTTGTTACGGCCAACAATTATTGGCGCATTTGCTGGGTGGGAAAGTGTCCCCCGGCACAACGCGTGAATTTGGTTTGGCGAATATCCGCGTCGTTGCCGACAGCCCATTGTTTAAAAACTACAATGCAACCAAGGTTTGGATGAGCCACGGCGACCATGTGGCCACCTTGCCAAAGGATTTTGTCGCCATGGCGGTCAGCGACGGCGCGCCATTCGCCATCATGGGCAACGAAGCGCAAAAAATTTACGGCATGCAATTCCACCCCGAGGTCAGCCACACCGACCAGGGCGATATCATGTTAAAAAATTTCGCGGCCGATATTTGCGCCATGCAACCCAATTGGCAAATGGCCGATATGATCCCCGAGATGACCGCCGCCATAAGAAAAAAAGTCGGCAATAGAAAAATCATCGCCGGATTATCAGGCGGGGTTGACAGCTCGGTCGCCGCCATATTAACCGCGGCGGCGTTGCAAGAAAACACAAAACCCGGCAACCCACCGCAAATGACCTGCATCTTGGTCGACCATGGGTTGTTGCGCGCGAACGAGGGGGATGAGGTTCAAAAAGCCCTCGCCCCCTACCCCCATTTGGATGTTCGCCTGATAAATGCCGAGGATAAATTTTTGAGCGCGTTGCGCGACGTTATCGACCCCGAACAAAAACGAAAAATCATCGGCAAATTATTTATCGAGGTGTTCGAGGCCGAGGCAAAAAAAATCGTCGGCGACAGCACCGAAGAAAAATTTTTATTGCAGGGCACGCTATACCCCGATGTTATCGAATCGGTTTCAGTGTCGGGCGCGCCATCGGCCACCATTAAATCGCACCACAATGTTGGCGGCCTGCCGGAAAAAATGAACTTCAGCTTGCTGGAACCATTGCGCATGCTGTTCAAGGACGAGGTTCGCCTGCTCGGCCGCGCCCTCGGCCTGCCCGACGGGCTCATCAACCGCCACCCGTTCCCCGGGCCGGGCCTTGCCATTCGTGTCATGGGGGAGGTCACGCGGGAGCATTGCGACATCTTGCGACTTGCCGATAGTATTTACATCGACCAGATAAAAAAATTCGGGCTGTATGATAAAATTTGGCAGGCCTTTGCCGTGCTCTTGCCGATTCAAACCGTCGGCGTCATGGGCGATGGGCGGACTTATGAAAAGGTCTTGGCCCTGCGCGCCGTAACATCGCAAGACGGCATGACCGCCGATAGTTTTTATTTCCCCGAGGATTTCATAAAAACCACCACCACCAGGTTGGTGAATGAGGTCAAGGGGATAAGCCGCGTCGTCCTCGACATAACATCCAAACCACCGGCAACTATCGAGTGGGAGTGA